Proteins from one Plodia interpunctella isolate USDA-ARS_2022_Savannah chromosome 7, ilPloInte3.2, whole genome shotgun sequence genomic window:
- the LOC128671318 gene encoding aldehyde dehydrogenase 1A1-like, with protein MAPQIKYTKLFIDNEWVDAKSGKTFETRTPHDGSVIAKVAEGDKADIDEAVKAAHRAFHRNSEWRLLDASQRAVLLNKLADLIKRDAVYLAELETYNNGMVIGMSMHFMDAVIANIRYLASLADKIQGDTIPSDGDTFAYTLKQPVGVAGLILPWNGPIFIFASKVATALAAGCTVVVKPAEQTPLTALALAALVAEAGFPRGVVNVVNGYGPTAGAALTHHPQVAKISFTGSVEVGKLIQQAAGVNNLKRVTLELGGKSPLVIMDDADLNVAIPFAANAVFTHQGQVCIAASRLYVQAGIYDKFVAEAVKHAQARKIGNPADATTQHGPQVDEEMMTKVLGYIEKGKKEGAKLLTGGKRVGKMGYYIEPTVFADVKDNMTIAKEEIFGPVQSILKFDTLEEVIDRANDTSYGLAAGIFTTNVNNALQFSKHVEAGVVWVNQYFAMGSQAPFGGFKDSGIGRESGFHCVDAYLEVKTVSISLPKKF; from the exons ATGGCTcctcaaattaaatatacgaag CTGTTCATCGACAACGAGTGGGTGGACGCGAAGAGCGGCAAAACATTCGAAACGCGCACTCCTCACGATGGATCCGTCATAGCCAAGGTGGCCGAAGGCGACAAA GCTGACATCGACGAAGCAGTGAAGGCAGCGCATCGCGCCTTCCACCGCAACTCAGAGTGGCGACTGTTAGACGCGTCCCAACGAGCAGTCCTCCTCAACAAGCTCGCTGACCTCATCAAACGTGACGCCGTGTACCTTGCAGAGTTGGAGACCTATAACAACGGCATGGTTATTGGCATGTCCATGCACTTTATGGACGCTGTCATAGCTAACATTCGGTATTTAGCCAGTTTGGCCGACAAGATTCAGGGGGATACTATTCCTTCAG ATGGCGACACGTTTGCATACACACTGAAGCAGCCGGTGGGCGTAGCTGGGCTGATTCTGCCGTGGAATGGccccatatttattttcgccAGCAAAGTCGCCACTGCTTTGGCTGCTG gTTGTACGGTGGTGGTCAAGCCTGCAGAGCAGACGCCTCTGACTGCATTAGCGTTAGCAGCATTGGTGGCCGAGGCTGGCTTCCCGCGAGGTGTGGTTAATGTGGTCAACGGGTATGGGCCCACCGCAGGGGCTGCGCTTACGCACCACCCACAAGTCGCAAAAATCTCATTCACCGGATCTGTTGAG gTTGGCAAGCTGATCCAGCAAGCCGCTGGGGTGAACAACCTGAAGAGGGTGACCCTGGAGCTTGGCGGGAAGAGTCCTCTAGTCATAATGGATGATGCCGact TAAACGTCGCTATCCCATTCGCCGCGAATGCAGTCTTCACCCACCAGGGTCAAGTGTGCATTGCCGCTTCGCGTCTGTACGTGCAAGCTGGGATTTACGATAAGTTTGTGGCTGAGGCTGTCAAACATGCGCAGGCGCGTAAGATCGGCAACCCTGCAGACGCCACTACGCAACATGGACCACAG GTCGATGAAGAGATGATGACAAAGGTGCTGGGTTACATCGAGAAGGGCAAGAAAGAGGGAGCGAAACTACTGACGGGAGGCAAACGTGTCGGCAAAATGGGGTATTACATCGAGCCGACTGTGTTCGCCGATGTCAAGGATAACATGACCATTGCCAAGGAGGAG attttcgGGCCTGTCCAGAGCATCCTGAAGTTCGATACTCTGGAGGAGGTCATTGACCGCGCCAACGACACCAGCTACGGCCTGGCCGCTGGTATCTTCACGACTAATGTCAACAATGCTCTGCAGTTCTCCAAACATGTCGAAGCCGGTGTAGTTTG ggtcaatcaatattttgcaATGGGTTCCCAAGCTCCCTTCGGAGGTTTCAAAGATTCTGGAATCGGAAGAGAATC ggGCTTCCACTGTGTCGACGCCTATTTGGAAGTAAAGACTGTGTCTATATCGCTTCCAAAgaagttttaa
- the LOC128671338 gene encoding aldehyde dehydrogenase, cytosolic 1-like translates to MAPQIKYTKLFIDNEWVDAKSGKTFETRTPHDGSVIAKVAEGDKADIDEAVKAARRAFHRNSEWRLLDASQRGALLNKFADLIQRDTAYLAALESYNNGMVMGVATQFLARVVSNIRYLASLADKVQGDTVPSDGDLFSYTLKQPIGVAGLILPWNGPIITFVNKVVTALAAGCTVVVKPAEQTPLTALALAALLLEAGFPRGVVNVVNGYGETAGAALTHHPHVAKISFTGSVEVGKLIQQAAGANNLKRVTLELGGKSPLVIMDDADLNVAIPFAANAIFTHQGQVCVAASRLYVQAGIYDKFVAEAVKHAQARKIGNPADPTTQHGPQVDEEMMTKVLGYIEKGKKEGAKLLTGGNRVGNSGYYIEPTVFADVKDHMTIAKEEIFGPVQSILKFDTLEEVIDRANDTSYGLAAGIFTTNVNNALQFSKHVEAGLVWVNTYFSMSCQTPFGGFKDSGLGRESGFNCIDAYLEVKSVSISLPKRI, encoded by the exons ATGGCTCCGCAAATCAAATATACGAAG CTGTTCATAGACAACGAGTGGGTGGACGCGAAGAGCGGCAAAACATTCGAAACGCGCACTCCTCACGATGGATCCGTCATAGCCAAGGTGGCCGAAGGCGACAAA gCTGATATTGATGAAGCGGTGAAGGCAGCGCGTCGTGCCTTTCATCGTAACTCAGAGTGGAGGCTCTTGGACGCGTCCCAGAGAGGAGCTCTTCTGAACAAGTTCGCAGACCTCATCCAACGAGACACTGCATACCTTGCAGCATTGGAATCTTATAATAATGGGATGGTTATGGGCGTGGCTACTCAATTTTTGGCTCGAGTCGTATCTAATATCCGGTATTTGGCCAGCTTAGCCGATAAGGTTCAAGGGGATACCGTTCCATCAG ATGGCGATCTGTTTTCATACACGCTGAAGCAACCGATAGGTGTAGCTGGGCTGATTCTGCCGTGGAATGGCCCTATCATAACTTTTGTCAACAAAGTCGTCACTGCATTAGCTGCTG gATGTACTGTAGTAGTGAAGCCAGCAGAACAAACACCTCTTACTGCATTAGCATTAGCTGCTTTACTGTTGGAAGCTGGCTTCCCACGAGGTGTGGTCAATGTGGTCAACGGGTATGGGGAAACAGCGGGTGCTGCGCTTACGCATCACCCGCATGTCGCTAAGATCTCTTTTACCGGCTCTGTTGAG GTTGGCAAATTAATCCAACAAGCCGCGGGGGCAAACAACCTGAAGAGGGTGACACTAGAGCTTGGTGGCAAGAGTCCTCTGGTCATAATGGATGATGCTGATC TAAACGTCGCTATCCCATTTGCTGCGAATGCAATCTTCACCCACCAGGGTCAAGTGTGCGTTGCCGCCTCGCGTCTGTACGTGCAAGCTGGGATTTATGATAAGTTTGTGGCTGAGGCTGTCAAACATGCGCAAGCGCGTAAGATCGGCAACCCTGCAGACCCCACTACACAACATGGACCacag GTCGATGAAGAAATGATGACAAAAGTACTGGGTTACATTGAAAAGGGCAAAAAGGAGGGAGCGAAACTATTGACTGGAGGTAATCGTGTTGGCAATAGTGGATACTATATCGAGCCCACTGTTTTCGCTGATGTCAAGGATCATATGACCATTGCCAAGGAAGAG attttcgGGCCTGTCCAGAGCATCCTGAAGTTCGATACTCTGGAGGAGGTCATTGACCGCGCCAACGACACCAGCTACGGCCTGGCCGCTGGTATCTTCACGACTAATGTCAACAATGCTCTGCAGTTCTCCAAACACGTTGAAGCCGGTTTAGTTTG gGTCAATACATACTTTTCAATGAGTTGTCAAACTCCCTTCGGAGGTTTTAAAGATTCTGGACTCGGCAGGGAAtc ggGCTTCAACTGTATCGACGCTTATTTGGAAGTAAAATCAGTATCTATATCACTTCCTAAAAGAATTTAG
- the LOC128671319 gene encoding leucine-rich melanocyte differentiation-associated protein-like isoform X2, translating into MQEGHVNNFALNFDSGRLSYCGQDCRRIPAALQKLYGTKTKCLDLSYNTIETLKGLEHFGRLEELILDNNKLGDSVTYPYLPHLRTLSLNNNQISDLEALIEQISERFPSLTYLSLLSNKACPNQLSDFDKDDSDYQRYRYFVIFKLPHLCFLDSRRVFETERREAAVRGEFMRVRRPAADAIHSPTQTYSRSQPQARPLPVDLAALGKHKGAYGKCHYKYTGKHSEGNRFIVNSDL; encoded by the exons TTGAGTTACTGCGGACAAGATTGCAGGAGGATACCCGCGGCTCTTCAAAAACTGTATGGtaccaaaacaaaatgtttagaTTTAAG CTACAACACTATCGAGACGCTAAAGGGACTGGAGCATTTCGGCAGATTGGAGGAACTGATACTGGACAACAACAAACTGGGGGACAGCGTCACCTACCCCTACCTCCCACACCTGAGGACCCTCTCGCTCAATAACAATCAG ATATCGGATCTAGAGGCCCTTATAGAGCAAATAAGCGAGCGTTTTCCATCCTTGACTTATTTAAGTCTGCTGAGCAACAAAGCTTGTCCGAACCAACTCTCCGACTTCGACAAAGACGACTCTGACTACCAGAGATACAG GTATTTCGTGATTTTCAAACTGCCGCATCTGTGTTTCTTGGACTCGCGTCGTGTGTTCGAGACCGAGCGCAGAGAAGCGGCCGTGCGTGGGGAATTCATGCGCGTGCGCAGGCCCGCTGCTGATGCGATACACTCGCCCACACAGACATATTCGCGGTCACAACCTCAAGCCCGCCCTTTGCCCGTGGACTTGGCAGCGTTGGGAAAACACAAAG gagcCTACGGAAAATGTCACTACAAGTACACGGGCAAGCACTCAGAGGGTAACAGGTTCATAGTCAACAGCGATTTGTGA
- the LOC128671319 gene encoding leucine-rich melanocyte differentiation-associated protein-like isoform X3: MTLSYCGQDCRRIPAALQKLYGTKTKCLDLSYNTIETLKGLEHFGRLEELILDNNKLGDSVTYPYLPHLRTLSLNNNQISDLEALIEQISERFPSLTYLSLLSNKACPNQLSDFDKDDSDYQRYRYFVIFKLPHLCFLDSRRVFETERREAAVRGEFMRVRRPAADAIHSPTQTYSRSQPQARPLPVDLAALGKHKGAYGKCHYKYTGKHSEGNRFIVNSDL; the protein is encoded by the exons TTGAGTTACTGCGGACAAGATTGCAGGAGGATACCCGCGGCTCTTCAAAAACTGTATGGtaccaaaacaaaatgtttagaTTTAAG CTACAACACTATCGAGACGCTAAAGGGACTGGAGCATTTCGGCAGATTGGAGGAACTGATACTGGACAACAACAAACTGGGGGACAGCGTCACCTACCCCTACCTCCCACACCTGAGGACCCTCTCGCTCAATAACAATCAG ATATCGGATCTAGAGGCCCTTATAGAGCAAATAAGCGAGCGTTTTCCATCCTTGACTTATTTAAGTCTGCTGAGCAACAAAGCTTGTCCGAACCAACTCTCCGACTTCGACAAAGACGACTCTGACTACCAGAGATACAG GTATTTCGTGATTTTCAAACTGCCGCATCTGTGTTTCTTGGACTCGCGTCGTGTGTTCGAGACCGAGCGCAGAGAAGCGGCCGTGCGTGGGGAATTCATGCGCGTGCGCAGGCCCGCTGCTGATGCGATACACTCGCCCACACAGACATATTCGCGGTCACAACCTCAAGCCCGCCCTTTGCCCGTGGACTTGGCAGCGTTGGGAAAACACAAAG gagcCTACGGAAAATGTCACTACAAGTACACGGGCAAGCACTCAGAGGGTAACAGGTTCATAGTCAACAGCGATTTGTGA